In Nymphaea colorata isolate Beijing-Zhang1983 chromosome 3, ASM883128v2, whole genome shotgun sequence, a genomic segment contains:
- the LOC116250320 gene encoding uncharacterized protein LOC116250320 has translation MVSNQRSNASALGDTSAPLREKATAVSYQQFMAMQPPIFLGGGSHDKVKEWIEEVERIFGLLKVPEEDKVNYGSYLLKGDAKNWWDKKMQEFLDLQQNQMSLEEYIARYWHLEVHCPHLYTTDEARAGKFVRGLRDGLRSKVLTSRPRDLDEAVTMARCIEEDWARTHKDHHKKVGQHSQSRRT, from the exons ATGGTCAGTAatcagaggagtaatgcatctgCTTTAGGAGACACCAGTGCTCCACTTCGGGAGAAGGCAACAGCGGTATCATACCAAcagtttatggcgatgcagccgcctatctttttAGGAGGGGGTAGTCACGACAAGGTAAAAGAATGGATTGAGGAAGTGGAACGCATTTTTGGGCTTCTAAAGGTGCCAGAAGAAGATAAAGTGAACTATGGATCCTATCTattgaagggtgatgccaagaattggtg ggacaagaaaatgcaagagtttctcGATCTgcagcaaaatcaaatgagcttggaggaatatattgCGAGATATTGGCACTTGGAGGTGCATTGCCCACACCTctacactacagatgaggccagagcaGGCAAGTTCGTGCGTGGGCTGCGGGACGGACTGCGAAGCAAAGTTTTGACaagtagacctcgtgacttggacgaggcAGTCACCATGGCtagatgcatagaagaagacTGGGCAAGGACACATAAGGATCACCACAAGAAGGTAGGCCAACATTCACAGAGCAGGCGAACATAG